Proteins encoded together in one Camelina sativa cultivar DH55 chromosome 9, Cs, whole genome shotgun sequence window:
- the LOC104710646 gene encoding RNA exonuclease 4-like → RNKCASCYRQFNKMEHLVEHMKISYHSGHEPTCGVCKKHCRSFESLREHLIGPLPKQECKNIFSLRGCRFCMTILESPSARRIHQERCQFSSVNSGLATRMAALGLRDKSMIDNTSSRSPRVVALSCKMVGGGSDGSLDLCARVCITDESDNVVFHTYVKPSMPVTSYRYETTGIRPENLRDAMPLKQVQRKIQEFLCNGEPMWKIRPRAGKARILVGHGLDHDLDRLQLEYPSSMIRDIAKYPPLMKTSKLSNSLKYLTQAYLGYDVHYGIQDPYEDCVAMMRLYTRMRYQKHKIEAYPLAADAQNRSNQVAWRQSEVERMSPNEMLSISRSDYYCWCLDSLA, encoded by the exons AGGAACAAGTGTGCCTCTTGTTATAGGCAGTTCAACAAAATGGAACATTTAGTGGAGCACATGAAGATCTCTTATCACTCCGGCCATGAGCCTACTTGTGGCGTTTGCAAGAAACATTGCCGATCTTTTGAGTCCCTCCGCGAACATCTCATTG GGCCGTTGCCAAAACAAGAATGCAAGAACATTTTCAGTCTTCGTGGATGCAGATTTTGCATGACGATCCTTGAGAGCCCGAGTGCTCGTAGGATCCATCAAGAGAGATGCCAATTCTCGAGCGTCAACTCT GGACTAGCGACTCGTATGGCGGCTTTAGGTCTAAGAGATAAGTCCATGATCGACAACACATCATCGCGGTCTCCACGAGTGGTTGCACTCTCTTGCAAGATGGTAGGTGGAGGAAGCGACGGGTCGTTGGATCTATGCGCGAGGGTTTGCATAACGGATGAGAGTGACAATGTCGTGTTCCACACGTATGTGAAACCGTCAATGCCTGTGACGAGCTACAGGTACGAGACGACGGGGATACGTCCGGAAAATTTAAGGGATGCAATGCCGTTGAAACAAGTACAAAGAAAGATTCAAGAGTTTCTTTGTAATGGAGAACCCATGTGGAAGATTCGTCCAAGAGCTGGAAAAGCAAGGATTCTTGTGGGACATGGCCTCGATCACGATCTTGACCGTCTTCAACTTGAATATCCTTCTTCCATGATAAG GGATATTGCAAAATACCCTCCTTTGATGAAAACAAGCAAGCTGAGTAACTCTCTCAAGTACTTAACCCAAGCCTATCTCGG GTATGATGTTCATTATGGGATACAAGACCCGTATGAAGATTGTGTAGCGATGATGAGGCTTTACACGAGAATGAGATATCAGAAACACAAGATTGAAGCTTACCCATTAGCCGCCGATGCTCAGAACCGTAGCAACCAGGTGGCTTGGAGGCAGAGCGAGGTCGAGAGGATGTCTCCTAATGAAATGCTCTCCATCTCTCGTTCAGACTATTACTGCTGGTGCTTGGACTCCCTCGCTTAA